Proteins encoded by one window of Lutibacter sp. A64:
- a CDS encoding SusD/RagB family nutrient-binding outer membrane lipoprotein: protein MNKLKIVIATSLLAVFINACTNDFEDINTNPNTTNVGQIQASGMFEPLLYNGAKFWQNYTWYWNNELIQFTAFTGGTTRQEHRYFISDGNWQSVWNAYSRYGNNVSHMYDLSIEEQNLALEAIALTLKVLYMSNLTDIFGDIPYSEAFTARKLNGTTKPKFETQKEVYEQMFADLIEANSIYLTKPVFVKPSLDGMYGGSIEKWQKFNNSLYLRLLMRVSGRSEMNSGAKISEILNNPSTYPIFTSNADNATVVFSGSDPYRSQFADTNEGSFTSSGRKLTEQLIKMTVLTDSNNNEIFTDPRLSIIGKKNTNINVNPNNIWKGTIAGCTEQDQSEADRGSSWLNTAVLGRVDTPGTFMDYAEVQFILAEATLKELISGGESSAKLYYEKGVTASVEKWAELGQFSEIPVTINETDISALLESDLASWDKSTNKNELIGNQKYLALFWIGMEAYHEYRRTNYPKLTIGEGTVFNDYILPTRFAYPTTTLATNAVNSEEAINNMGGNDMKTPIWWSKQAIGGN, encoded by the coding sequence ATGAACAAATTAAAAATAGTGATAGCAACAAGTTTACTTGCAGTTTTTATAAATGCATGTACAAACGATTTTGAAGATATAAACACAAACCCAAACACCACTAATGTAGGTCAAATACAAGCAAGTGGTATGTTTGAACCTTTACTATATAATGGTGCTAAATTCTGGCAAAATTACACCTGGTATTGGAACAATGAACTTATTCAATTTACAGCCTTTACAGGTGGAACTACAAGGCAAGAGCACCGCTACTTTATTAGCGATGGAAATTGGCAAAGTGTATGGAATGCCTACAGTCGCTATGGTAATAATGTTTCTCACATGTACGATTTAAGTATTGAAGAACAAAACCTTGCTTTAGAAGCAATTGCGCTTACTCTAAAGGTTTTATATATGTCTAACCTTACTGATATATTTGGAGACATACCATATTCTGAAGCATTTACAGCCCGTAAACTTAATGGTACAACCAAACCAAAATTTGAAACACAAAAAGAAGTTTACGAACAAATGTTTGCCGATTTAATAGAAGCCAATTCAATATATTTAACAAAACCTGTTTTTGTTAAACCTTCTTTAGATGGTATGTATGGAGGGTCTATAGAAAAATGGCAAAAATTCAACAACTCGCTATACCTTCGCTTATTAATGAGAGTAAGCGGAAGAAGCGAAATGAATTCTGGGGCAAAAATCTCAGAAATATTAAATAATCCTTCAACATATCCTATTTTCACATCTAATGCCGATAATGCAACTGTAGTATTCTCTGGTAGCGACCCTTATAGAAGTCAATTTGCAGATACAAACGAAGGAAGTTTTACCAGCTCTGGAAGAAAATTAACAGAACAGCTTATTAAAATGACTGTGTTAACTGATAGCAACAATAACGAAATATTTACCGACCCTCGTTTATCAATTATTGGTAAAAAAAACACCAATATAAATGTTAATCCAAATAATATATGGAAAGGTACCATAGCTGGTTGTACAGAACAAGATCAAAGTGAAGCAGACCGTGGAAGTTCTTGGTTAAACACAGCTGTATTAGGTAGAGTAGATACTCCGGGAACCTTTATGGATTACGCCGAAGTTCAATTTATTTTAGCTGAAGCGACTTTAAAAGAATTAATTTCTGGAGGAGAATCTTCTGCAAAATTATATTATGAAAAAGGAGTTACAGCTTCTGTTGAAAAATGGGCTGAACTTGGACAATTCAGTGAAATACCTGTTACTATTAACGAAACAGATATCTCAGCTTTACTTGAGTCTGATCTAGCTTCATGGGATAAATCTACTAATAAAAATGAGTTGATTGGTAACCAGAAATACTTGGCTTTATTTTGGATTGGTATGGAAGCTTACCATGAATATAGAAGAACAAACTACCCTAAATTAACCATTGGAGAAGGAACCGTATTTAATGATTACATCTTACCAACAAGATTTGCATACCCAACAACAACTTTAGCCACTAATGCAGTTAACTCTGAAGAAGCTATAAATAACATGGGAGGGAATGACATGAAAACCCCTATTTGGTGGAGTAAACAAGCTATTGGAGGTAACTAA
- a CDS encoding BACON domain-containing protein encodes MNTNKIFNLREKLKLVFILSIFCIGIFSSCTKDENELPEEAYFLIEENPTGILADTQGITQSYVVRSNRPWKIKPEQEINWVKVFPNEGEDDGIFKFIIDENITFDARNINYSFIVDGTEQPVLFRVEQVANIPFIVVDESESGVSIPSAQTNFSINVKANVEWTYTLSDSSWLSENTISENELTINAEKNKGETRSTTLTINSIEYPNLNKEITITQSSGNVILEENFDWLNYGSTIFYTYSGEVRMDTWTIDEMNNGWNSTENVDSSNQKVVYARTGFLKLGKTGYGGDLISPFLTELEEPTNLLVTFKAVPYQTKAGTQDDNTLRVSVIGPGATSVNSITIDNWPDYETDPNCTTIWQDEASNYQFTITGATAETQIKFLGGDYYLKDIGKGKNRIFLDEIKVKIIE; translated from the coding sequence ATGAACACAAATAAGATATTTAATTTAAGAGAAAAATTAAAATTGGTATTTATACTATCAATTTTTTGCATAGGAATATTTAGTTCTTGTACTAAAGATGAAAATGAATTACCTGAAGAAGCTTATTTTCTAATTGAAGAAAATCCTACAGGAATTTTAGCAGATACCCAAGGAATTACCCAAAGTTATGTTGTAAGATCTAATAGACCTTGGAAAATAAAACCTGAACAAGAAATAAATTGGGTAAAAGTTTTCCCTAACGAAGGTGAAGATGACGGTATTTTTAAATTTATTATAGATGAAAATATAACGTTTGATGCTAGAAATATTAACTATTCATTTATTGTTGATGGTACTGAGCAACCTGTTCTATTTAGAGTTGAGCAAGTTGCAAATATTCCATTTATTGTGGTTGATGAATCTGAAAGTGGCGTTTCAATACCTTCAGCACAAACCAATTTTTCTATTAATGTAAAAGCTAATGTTGAATGGACATATACTTTAAGTGATAGTAGTTGGCTTTCTGAAAATACCATCTCAGAAAATGAGCTTACAATAAACGCAGAAAAAAACAAAGGTGAAACCCGCTCAACAACATTAACAATTAATTCTATAGAATACCCAAATTTAAATAAAGAAATTACCATTACTCAATCTTCTGGAAATGTTATTTTAGAAGAAAATTTTGATTGGTTAAACTACGGAAGTACTATTTTTTATACTTACTCTGGAGAAGTTAGAATGGATACTTGGACTATTGATGAAATGAATAATGGTTGGAATAGTACTGAAAATGTAGATTCAAGTAACCAAAAAGTGGTATATGCCCGTACAGGATTTTTAAAACTAGGTAAAACAGGATATGGAGGAGATTTAATTTCACCCTTTCTTACAGAATTAGAAGAACCAACAAACTTACTAGTAACTTTTAAAGCAGTTCCTTATCAAACTAAAGCTGGCACACAAGACGACAATACATTAAGAGTTAGTGTAATTGGCCCTGGTGCAACAAGTGTAAATTCAATTACAATTGATAATTGGCCAGATTATGAAACAGACCCTAACTGCACTACTATATGGCAAGACGAGGCTTCAAATTACCAGTTTACTATTACTGGCGCTACTGCAGAAACACAAATAAAATTTTTAGGAGGTGATTATTACTTAAAAGACATTGGAAAAGGCAAAAACCGAATTTTTCTAGATGAAATTAAAGTGAAAATTATAGAGTAA